TCGACGCGGTCGATATGTGGCTCTTCGGCGACGGCTGCGCCACAGGCCAGGGCGGCGGCCAGCGCGAATGAAGCGGGCAAAATTGTGCGGAATGATCGTGTGGTCATTATTTGTATGTCCCTGTTTATGTCTTATTTTTTGATTATGGGCACCCTGCACCTGATGGGAGAGCTTGTCAATTTTCGACTTGCCAGCGGATGGAGAAAGGCGGACCCTGAAAAGAAGAGGGGGCTCCACCATGTTCAACCGCGCTGCATTGCCAAAGGACATCACATCCTATGATCTGTTGAAGGCCTTTGCGGTCCTGACCATGCTGGTCGACCATATTGGCTTCTATTTCTTTCCCGACGATATGTGGTGGCGGGCGATTGGGCGGCTGTGTGTGCCCATCTGGTTCTTTCTGATCGGGTATGCCCGCTCGCGCGATATTGGGCCGCGGCTCTGGATCGGTGGCACTCTTTTGCTGGCCGCCGACCTGATCGCTGGTAAGTATCTAATACCATTCAATATTTTGTTTACTATGCTGGCCATCCGGTTGGTGATTGACCCGTTGATGCGCGGTGTGACCCGGGCGGGAACGCAGGCGCTCTGGGCGGTGGCGGTGCTGTGTTTCTTTGCGTACCTGCCCACGGCCTTTGTGTTGGAATATGGGACACAGGGCGTCCTGCTGGCCATGCTCGGATGGTTTATGCGCCACCGGGCGGAGGGGGACCGGGGCTTGATCTCCGAGGCAATGGTGCAGAATTATGTCATCTTTGCCGCCGTGTCCTTCGTTTTGATCCAGACGGTGTCCTTTGGTTTCGTACAGGGGCAGATGCTGTTGCTGGCCACTTGCGCCTTGCCTGTCTTTGGGGCGCTCTACATGTTCAAGCCCATGAACTTTCCCCGGCTGACGGGGGTTATGGGCCCGCTGGCGGCGGTGATACGGTTTATGGGGCGCTGGACTCTGGAAATTTATGTCGCGCATCTGGTGATTCTGAACATCATCGGGGTGATCGTGTTCCCGGACCGGTTTGATTTGTTTTCCCCGCACTGGACGACCCTGGATTTTGGGACTCCTGCGGCCCCGGGCCCCACGCCGTAAATTAAGGGAATCCCCGAACTTTCCCTTGTCTTTGGGATGGGGCGAAAAAGGCTGGAAAACCGCCGGAAATATCCTTGCCCGGGCCCCTGTCCCCGTGCTACACCGTGCCCGAGCTCAAAATAGGTCTCAAAAACAGGTTTAAACCCCTAACGCGATTTGGGTGACGGACAGTGGCCACACAAACAAGTCAGGTTGCATCCCGTTATGCTGTATCCCTGCTGGATATGGCGGGTGATGCAGGTTCTGTTGAACAGGTTGAAAAAGACCTGAATGCACTGGCGGGCATGATTGCCGCGTCGGACGATTTGCAAAAACTGATCAAAAATCCGCTTTTCAACCGGACGCAGCACCAGCGCGCCATTTTGGCCGTCGCTGAAAAGGCCGGGTTCAACGAACTGACGCGCCGTTTTCTGGGTGTGCTGGCCGGCAATCGCCGTCTGGGCATCATCTCTGGCGTTATTCAAGCTTTCGGGAATGAACTGGCCCGTCGTCGCGGCACCGTATCCGCACGCGTTCAATCGGCCTTCGTTCTGTCCCCGGTTCAAACCGATGCCTTGCAAAAAGCACTCAGCGACAAGATGGGCCAGAACGTGACCCTGAATGTCGAAATCGACAAATCCCTGCTGGGTGGCATGGTGGTAACGGTTGGTTCGGTGATGATCGACAATTCCGTGAAACGCAAATTGGAACGCCTGAAACGCGCAATGGAAAGCCGGAGCGCGGCGTAACAACAAACGATTTAGTAACAGTTTAAGTAAGACACACGCATACAAAACGAGGTTCAATCAATGGAAATCCGTGCGGCAGAAATCTCTGAAATCCTGAAAAAGCAAATCGCGGAATTTGACGCGCAAGCAGACGTGGCCGAAATCGGTCAGGTTCTGTCCGTCGGTGACGGCGTGGCGCGCGTTTACGGCCTGGACCAAGTCCGCGCCGGTGAAATGGTTGAATTCCCGGGCGGGATCAAGGGTATGGCCCTGAACCTGGAAGCCGACAACGTTGGTGTTGTTATTTTCGGTGATGACCGCTCGATCAAAGAAGGCGATATCGTAAAACGGACCGGCGAAATCGTTCAGGTTCCGGTTGGTAAAGGCCTGCTGGGTCGCGTTGTTGACGGTCTGGGTAACCCGATCGACGGCAAGGGCCCGATTAAAAATGCTGAAATGCGCCGCGTTGAAGTGAAAGCCCCGGGCATCATTCCGCGTAAATCTGTGCATGAGCCGATGCAGTCCGGCCTGAAAGCGATTGATGCGCTGGTTCCGGTTGGCCGTGGCCAGCGTGAGCTGATCATTGGTGACCGTCAGACGGGTAAAACCGCTGTGGCTCTGGACACGATCATCAACCAAAAAGTCATCAACAAATCCGCGAACGAAAAAGACCACCTGTACTGCATCTATGTTGCTGTTGGTCAAAAACGTTCGACCGTTGCTCAGCTGGTTCGCCAGTTGGAAGAAAGCGGTGCGATGGAATATTCCATCGTTGTGGCCGCAACCGCGTCCGACCCGGCCCCGATGCAGTTCATGGCACCGTACACCGGTTGCACCATGGGCGAATTCTTCCGCGACAACGGCATGCACGCTCTGTGCGTTTATGACGATCTGTCCAAACAGGCTGTGGCGTATCGCCAGATGTCCCTGCTGCTGCGTCGTCCGCCGGGCCGCGAAGCGTATCCGGGTGACGTATTCTACATTCACTCCCGCCTGCTGGAACGCGCGGCGAAGATGAACGACGAACATGGTGCTGGTTCTCTGACCGCTCTGCCGGTTATTGAAACGCAGGCCGGTGACGTTTCCGCATACATTCCGACCAACGTGATTTCCATCACCGACGGTCAGATCTTCCTGGAAACGGGCCTGTTCTTCAAAGGGATCCGTCCGGCCATTAACGTTGGTCTGTCCGTATCCCGCGTGGGTTCCGCCGCACAGATCAAAGCAATGAAACAGGTTGCCGGTACGATTAAACTGGAACTGGCCCAGTACCGCGAAATGGAAGCCTTTGCGCAGTTCGCATCCGACCTGGATGCGTCCACGCAGAAGCTGCTGGCCCGTGGTGCCCGCCTGACCCAGCTGCTGGTTCAGCCGCAATACCAGCCGATGCCGGTTGAAGAACAAGTTCTGGTGATCTTCGCCGGAACGAAAGGCTTCCTGGACTCCGTGCCGGTGGCATCCGTTCGCGAATATGAACGCCGCCTGTTGGAAGATGTGCGCGCCAACGGCAAACACATTCTGGATGCGATCCGCACCGAGAAGGCCCTGAGCGACAAGCTGCAGAAAGACCTGTCCGATTACCTGAGCCAGTTCGGCAAAGGGTTCGAGGCGGTTGAGAAAAAAGCAGCCTAAGTGAATATGGTGGTCACATGCGCTGATGAACCGGCGCATGTGATTTTCAATCAGATTTAAACGCGGTCAAAGCAATGCCAAGTTTGAAGGAATATCGTAACCGTATCGCCTCCGTGAAATCCACGCGGAAGATTACGTCGGCCATGAAAATGGTGGCGGCATCCAAGCTGAAGAAAGCACAGGAACAGGCCGAAGCGAGCCAACCCTACGCCCATGCGATGGCGGGGATGATGAGCCGCGTGGCCAAGGGTGTTGTCGTCGGCCCGAACAGCCCGAAATTGCTGATCGGTACGGGTTCGGATCAGGTGCACATGATTGTTGTTGTGTCGTCTGATCGTGGCCTGTGCGGCGGGTTCAACGGTAACCTGGTGCGCCGCGTTCGTAACGAAGTGCGTGGGTTGTTGAACGCCGGCAAAACGGTGAAGCTGGTGTGCGTTGGCCGTAAAGCCCGCGACATTCTGCGCCGCGAATTCCCGAAGCATATTACGCACAGCTTTACCGGCCTGGCTGGTAAAAACCGGATCGGTTTTGCTGAAGCCGATGAAGTATCGCAATACATCCTGTCCCAGTTTGATGCGGGTGAATTCGATGTTTGCACGCTGATGTACAACGAATTCAAATCGGTTTTGACGCAGCGCCCGGTGGGTGCACAGCTGATTCCGTTCCGTCTGCCGGAAGTGGAAGCGGCCAATCAGAACGTTGATGCCGCCGAAGCCGACAAGGGTGCAACATCCCCGTACAGCTTTGAGCCGGACGAAGCGGAAATCTTGAGCGCGTTGCTGCCGAAGAATTTGAGCATTCAGATTTTCGGCGCGTTGCTGGACAGCGCTGCCGGAGAACAGGCCGCGCGGATGACGGCAATGGACAACGCAACACGGAACGC
The window above is part of the Micavibrio aeruginosavorus ARL-13 genome. Proteins encoded here:
- a CDS encoding TraX family protein, encoding MFNRAALPKDITSYDLLKAFAVLTMLVDHIGFYFFPDDMWWRAIGRLCVPIWFFLIGYARSRDIGPRLWIGGTLLLAADLIAGKYLIPFNILFTMLAIRLVIDPLMRGVTRAGTQALWAVAVLCFFAYLPTAFVLEYGTQGVLLAMLGWFMRHRAEGDRGLISEAMVQNYVIFAAVSFVLIQTVSFGFVQGQMLLLATCALPVFGALYMFKPMNFPRLTGVMGPLAAVIRFMGRWTLEIYVAHLVILNIIGVIVFPDRFDLFSPHWTTLDFGTPAAPGPTP
- the atpA gene encoding F0F1 ATP synthase subunit alpha; amino-acid sequence: MEIRAAEISEILKKQIAEFDAQADVAEIGQVLSVGDGVARVYGLDQVRAGEMVEFPGGIKGMALNLEADNVGVVIFGDDRSIKEGDIVKRTGEIVQVPVGKGLLGRVVDGLGNPIDGKGPIKNAEMRRVEVKAPGIIPRKSVHEPMQSGLKAIDALVPVGRGQRELIIGDRQTGKTAVALDTIINQKVINKSANEKDHLYCIYVAVGQKRSTVAQLVRQLEESGAMEYSIVVAATASDPAPMQFMAPYTGCTMGEFFRDNGMHALCVYDDLSKQAVAYRQMSLLLRRPPGREAYPGDVFYIHSRLLERAAKMNDEHGAGSLTALPVIETQAGDVSAYIPTNVISITDGQIFLETGLFFKGIRPAINVGLSVSRVGSAAQIKAMKQVAGTIKLELAQYREMEAFAQFASDLDASTQKLLARGARLTQLLVQPQYQPMPVEEQVLVIFAGTKGFLDSVPVASVREYERRLLEDVRANGKHILDAIRTEKALSDKLQKDLSDYLSQFGKGFEAVEKKAA
- a CDS encoding F0F1 ATP synthase subunit gamma, translating into MPSLKEYRNRIASVKSTRKITSAMKMVAASKLKKAQEQAEASQPYAHAMAGMMSRVAKGVVVGPNSPKLLIGTGSDQVHMIVVVSSDRGLCGGFNGNLVRRVRNEVRGLLNAGKTVKLVCVGRKARDILRREFPKHITHSFTGLAGKNRIGFAEADEVSQYILSQFDAGEFDVCTLMYNEFKSVLTQRPVGAQLIPFRLPEVEAANQNVDAAEADKGATSPYSFEPDEAEILSALLPKNLSIQIFGALLDSAAGEQAARMTAMDNATRNAGEMIKKLSLQYNRARQAYITKELIEIISGAEAL
- a CDS encoding F0F1 ATP synthase subunit delta → MATQTSQVASRYAVSLLDMAGDAGSVEQVEKDLNALAGMIAASDDLQKLIKNPLFNRTQHQRAILAVAEKAGFNELTRRFLGVLAGNRRLGIISGVIQAFGNELARRRGTVSARVQSAFVLSPVQTDALQKALSDKMGQNVTLNVEIDKSLLGGMVVTVGSVMIDNSVKRKLERLKRAMESRSAA